A stretch of Henckelia pumila isolate YLH828 chromosome 4, ASM3356847v2, whole genome shotgun sequence DNA encodes these proteins:
- the LOC140862072 gene encoding uncharacterized protein, with translation MRTWATWTERLGVIHGKESCSKKLSADWSIPILCEFKKASKTLNSPLRMNAMSTKEKWMPPPVSQLRLDTDAAVKEDKNLAAIGGIVRNHEGQPLMAFARNINLPSSIVHAELLAIEEGLRISKEIGLKIDQVFFDSLMAVQVVTKPEEDFSYIGAVAASVKKLLDLNRNSRIMHNCGSANLVAHSLAHFSFSFLYPSLWVNGNFPFWLVNLVIQDLSYYE, from the coding sequence ATGCGCACTTGGGCTACTTGGACCGAAAGGCTCGGAGTTATACATGGCAAGGAAAGTTGCTCAAAGAAATTATCGGCAGACTGGAGCATTCCTATATTATGTGAATTCAAGAAAGCAAGCAAGACACTTAATTCTCCACTAAGAATGAATGCAATGAGCACAAAGGAAAAATGGATGCCACCACCGGTAAGTCAATTGAGACTAGACACTGATGCAGCAGTTAAAGAAGACAAAAATCTGGCAGCGATTGGTGGTATAGTCCGAAACCATGAGGGACAACCACTTATGGCTTTTGCTCGCAACATTAACCTTCCTTCTTCAATAGTACATGCTGAGTTATTAGCTATCGAAGAGGGTCTGAGGATCTCTAAGGAAATCGGTTTAAAGATAGACCAAGTTTTCTTTGATTCTCTTATGGCGGTGCAAGTAGTCACCAAACCAGAAGAGGACTTTAGTTATATTGGTGCAGTGGCCGCTTCGGTTAAGAAATTGCTTGATCTTAATCGAAACTCAAGGATTATGCATAATTGTGGATCAGCTAATTTGGTAGCACATTCTCTCgctcatttttctttttctttcttatACCCGTCTTTGTGGGTGAATGGAAATTTTCCATTTTGGTTGGTAAACCTTGTAATTCAAGACCTGTCTTATTATGAATAA
- the LOC140862074 gene encoding putative late blight resistance protein homolog R1A-3: MAAVYAALLSAARSLHHILNLKQRINDPLHKEIIHSLIEKVDFILAFLEDYSDKNHGKLDCIGGIREAAYESQNFIDSYLCSVSKSDYDPSSSKANCNAVPLDQDLNMALERISFIWEDAAMKIKNSDAAEYLQPVDSHSSPFKITAKNMLVGFEDDLNSIKERLYEDSSKLQIIPIVGMGGIGKTTLARRAYEDSLFAHHFDICAWITVSAEYEKRDILAELLQSFKKYTDDYGDEQSGESEGQLGKRVYQNLVGRRYLLVIDDIWSTKAWDDLKMIFPDNGSGSRILLTTRLLEVGVYAGTSSTLLHQMRFLSEDQSWELLKKKIFGHESCPLQLVEIGQKIARKCGGLPLMIMVVGGLLHSAGDTKKDVWENVLENITSTEPEISQHCSKILCLSYDLLPLRLKPCFLYIAAFPEDFKIDVSKLIKLWVAEGFVKPSDGSKCLEDVGDEYLDDLVNRSLILATNKELYGKLKSVGIHDLLRDVCITKAVEEGFLYEVSKELGLRKKDTKNPNCRLSIHYTHSHQEKRIQNSRVRAVLVFTDRFVDTRLFVFCRRLIILDAPDVVWLSFLDVLPRLVNLRYIAFALNDKSSPNGFPISMSKLPNLETIIANEIYIGWSSLSPVPYEIWGMPQLRHLIMGKHFRLSYPSNIGMSGESDLRTLETVVDFSFTEDVVKVLLVNLSKLRVKYDMKHHHNWDDFKLENLFHLQNLKELHVSVNKLPKSNPSITWNHAFPISLKMLTLRGVPFLWENMTIIGSLPNLEVLQMTKIAGTGRSKWTPVEGQFLCLKHFHSSLDRLVSWEAEKEHFPSLESLILWEVYSIDEIPSGIGEIDSLQRIELFSGKESLVDSARRIQEQQHENGNDDFQVLVHHSKDFKFEGSSELGFYKLMGWENQISLLALH, encoded by the coding sequence ATGGCCGCTGTTTATGCCGCTCTTCTTTCAGCTGCTCGATCGCTACACCATATTTTGAACCTTAAACAGCGTATTAATGATCCTCTTCACAAAGAAATAATCCATTCCCTCATTGAAAAGGTTGATTTCATCCTCGCTTTCCTAGAAGATTATTCAGACAAGAATCATGGAAAGCTTGATTGTATTGGTGGGATCAGAGAAGCTGCATACGAATCTCAAAATTTCATAGATTCGTATCTGTGTTCGGTATCGAAAAGCGACTATGATCCGAGTTCTTCCAAGGCTAACTGCAATGCCGTGCCCTTGGATCAAGACCTGAACATGGCTCTGGAAAGGATTAGTTTTATCTGGGAAGATGCTGCTATGAAGATCAAGAACAGCGATGCAGCGGAATATCTCCAACCCGTTGATTCGCATTCATCCCCATTCAAAATCACTGCCAAGAACATGCTTGTGGGATTCGAAGATGACTTGAATTCAATCAAAGAAAGGTTATACGAAGATTCTTCTAAGCTTCAAATCATCCCAATTGTGGGGATGGGAGGAATCGGGAAGACCACTCTAGCCAGAAGAGCTTACGAGGATTCGCTCTTTGCTCACCACTTTGACATCTGTGCGTGGATTACAGTGTCTGCAGAGTATGAAAAAAGAGATATTCTTGCGGAGCTTCTTCAATCTTTCAAGAAATACACCGATGATTATGGTGATGAACAATCTGGTGAGAGTGAAGGCCAATTGGGGAAACGAGTGTACCAAAATCTCGTGGGTAGGCGGTATCTCCTTGTGATCGATGATATATGGAGTACCAAGGCTTGGGATGATTTGAAGATGATATTTCCTGACAATGGTAGCGGAAGTCGGATCTTGTTGACTACGAGGTTGTTAGAAGTAGGCGTTTACGCAGGAACTTCAAGTACTCTGCTTCACCAAATGAGATTTTTGAGTGAAGATCAAAGTTGGGAACTACTTAAGAAAAAGATTTTTGGACATGAATCTTGTCCACTCCAATTGGTGGAAATTGGGCAAAAGATTGCAAGAAAATGTGGGGGACTTCCACTCATGATTATGGTGGTTGGAGGACTACTTCATTCTGCTGGCGACACGAAAAAAGATGTGTGGGAAAATGTTTTGGAAAACATAACCTCAACAGAACCCGAAATCTCGCAGCATTGCTCAAAGATACTGTGTTTGAGTTATGATCTGCTACCTCTTCGATTGAAGCCCTGTTTTCTCTACATTGCAGCTTTTCCAGAAGATTTTAAGATTGATGTTTCTAAGCTAATCAAATTATGGGTTGCAGAGGGATTTGTTAAACCAAGTGATGGGTCTAAATGCCTTGAGGATGTGGGGGATGAGTATTTGGATGATCTTGTGAATCGAAGTTTGATCCTGGCGACCAACAAAGAACTGTATGGGAAGCTCAAAAGTGTTGGAATTCATGATCTGTTGAGGGATGTTTGTATTACAAAAGCTGTAGAAGAAGGGTTTCTGTATGAAGTCTCGAAAGAACTAGGACTGCGAAAAAAAGATACAAAGAATCCAAATTGCCGTCTCAGTATTCATTACACACACAGTCATCAGGAAAAACGAATACAAAATTCGAGAGTACGTGCAGTTCTAGTTTTCACTGATAGATTCGTGGACACTAGATTATTTGTGTTTTGTAGACGCCTTATTATCTTGGATGCACCGGATGTAGTTTGGCTGAGTTTCTTAGATGTATTACCAAGACTCGTCAATTTAAGGTACATTGCCTTTGCCTTGAATGACAAATCATCCCCCAATGGTTTTCCTATCTCAATGTCCAAACTTCCCAATCTCGAGACTATAATTGCTAACGAAATTTATATCGGATGGAGTAGTTTATCGCCGGTGCCCTATGAAATCTGGGGCATGCCGCAGTTGAGGCATTTGATCATGGGCAAGCATTTTCGTTTATCATATCCCTCTAACATAGGAATGAGTGGTGAAAGTGATCTACGAACACTTGAGACAGTGGTTGATTTCAGTTTCACCGAAGATGTCGTAAAAGTACTACTTGTGAATCTCAGCAAATTGAGGGTGAAGTATGATATGAAGCACCATCATAATTGGGATGATTTTAAGCTGGAAAATCTTTTCCATTTGCAAAATCTCAAAGAATTGCATGTATCAGTGAACAAGTTACCGAAGAGCAACCCCTCCATAACATGGAACCATGCATTCCCAATCAGTTTGAAGATGCTAACTCTACGAGGAGTTCCTTTTCTTTGGGAAAACATGACCATAATCGGGTCACTCCCCAATCTTGAAGTGCTCCAGATGACCAAAATCGCAGGCACCGGACGTTCCAAATGGACACCTGTGGAAGGCCAATTTCTTTGTCTCAAGCACTTTCATTCTTCCTTAGATCGTCTGGTGAGTTGGGAAGCGGAGAAAGAGCACTTCCCAAGCCTTGAAAGCTTGATCCTTTGGGAAGTATATTCTATCGACGAGATCCCCAGTGGGATAGGAGAGATAGATTCACTTCAACGCATTGAATTGTTCAGCGGTAAGGAATCATTAGTCGATTCAGCAAGGCGAATTCAGGAGCAGCAACATGAAAATGGAAACGACGATTTTCAAGTTCTTGTTCATCATTCTAAAGATTTCAAGTTTGAAGGTTCAAGTGAACTCGGCTTTTACAAGCTTATGGGCTGGGAAAATCAAATTTCACTTTTAGCACTGCATTAG
- the LOC140862073 gene encoding putative late blight resistance protein homolog R1A-3, with protein sequence MAAYAALLALARSLREIEDLQQYVDPLHKEIIISLHEKVDFIVTFFEDYSDKHLGKLDFVGNGIRKAAYEAQDFMDSYHCSVSTTENDDGISSSAANGEEVNLDGDLTMASERIDFILGETMTTKNRDTAQDLRSLSYSSPVDNSSTVQATDKKMVVGFDDDLIAIKERLYEDAAELQIIPIVGMGGIGKTTLARRAYDDSLFSQYFDKCGWITVSQEYQRRDILSGLFKSLTKSDDNQSDECEAVLAKLVYQNLIGRRYLIAVDDIWSAEAWDDLKMIFPDEGNGSRILLTTRLLDVASYAGSSDDPWVHQMKCLNEDQSWKLLQERVFVQQSCPPQLVEVGKKIAKNCGGLPLTIVVVAGLLISPENVMREEVWENISDNISSREPTIAIQCSKILCFSYDRLPLRLKPCFLYIAAFPEDSEIDVSNLLRLWVAEGFLKPNDGFKCLEDVGEHYLEDLVKRSLLLVSKKGLDGKLKSVGIHDMLREICITKAEEEGFLNHVSSKTELVENPCRRLTFQITKKNQELEIRDSSVRSILVFSNQYSTLRLHVRSRHICILDAPSIFGTNVTQIISTSHNLRYLHFSIWDRSPVSISKLPTLETIVVRKDDFTLEIPYEYLKMPKLRHLIFDSSFVFSYPSDMGIVHESGLQTIESVQDFVFSEEIIKILANLKKLSVVYEYRNWNDINFDNLSNLRNLEDLQITMWSLPGPSMTWKHDFPMGLKMLSLKGVPLPWENMTIIGSLPNLQVLKMVRIMNVSKPSEWTTVEGEFLQLKYFYSTLDGLVKWETEKEHLPCLETLILEGARHIHEIPSGIGEIDTLQYIELRYCETSVVDSAEQIQSLQHENGNDAFRVRVVGFRGNEDDDLL encoded by the coding sequence ATGGCTGCTTATGCTGCGCTTCTTGCTCTTGCTCGATCATTGCGAGAGATTGAGGATCTTCAACAGTACGTCGATCCTCTTCACAAAGAAATAATCATTTCCCTCCATGAAAAAGTTGATTTTATCGTCACTTTTTTTGAAGATTATTCAGATAAGCATCTGGGAAAACTTGATTTTGTGGGAAATGGGATCAGAAAAGCTGCATATGAAGCTCAAGATTTCATGGATTCGTATCATTGTTCGGTATCAACTACTGAAAATGACGATGGGATTTCTTCTTCAGCGGCTAATGGAGAAGAGGTGAACTTGGATGGAGACTTAACCATGGCGTCTGAaagaattgattttattttgggAGAGACGATGACGACGAAGAACAGAGACACAGCTCAAGATCTCCGATCCCTATCTTATTCTTCTCCTGTTGATAATTCATCTACGGTCCAAGCCACTGACAAAAAAATGGTAGTGGGATTTGATGATGACTTGATCGCAATCAAAGAAAGACTATACGAAGATGCAGCTGAGCTCCAAATTATTCCAATTGTTGGGATGGGAGGAATCGGGAAGACGACTCTAGCTAGAAGAGCTTATGATGATTCACTCTTTTCTCAGTACTTTGACAAATGCGGATGGATCACAGTGTCACAAGAGTATCAAAGGAGAGATATTCTTTCAGGGCTTTTCAAGTCCCTAACGAAATCGGATGATAATCAATCTGATGAGTGCGAAGCAGTACTGGCGAAACTAGTGTATCAAAATCTCATTGGCAGGCGATATCTCATTGCTGTTGATGATATATGGAGTGCCGAGGCTTGGGATGATTTGAAGATGATATTCCCAGATGAAGGCAATGGAAGTCGAATCTTGTTAACGACTAGGCTATTAGATGTGGCTTCTTATGCAGGATCTTCTGATGATCCATGGGTTCACCAAATGAAGTGTTTGAACGAAGATCAAAGTTGGAAACTACTTCAGGAAAGAGTTTTTGTACAACAATCTTGTCCTCCCCAACTGGTGGAGGTCGGGAAGAAGATTGCGAAAAATTGCGGTGGACTTCCACTCACCATCGTAGTGGTTGCAGGACTACTGATTTCTCCAGAAAACGTTATGAGAGAAGAAGTTTGGGAAAATATTTCGGACAATATAAGTTCTAGAGAGCCTACAATTGCAATTCAATGCTCCAAGATACTCTGTTTTAGTTATGATCGGTTACCACTTCGACTAAAACCATGTTTCCTATACATTGCGGCTTTTCCAGAGGATTCTGAAATTGATGTTTCTAACCTACTCCGGTTGTGGGTTGCGGAGGGATTTCTGAAACCAAATGATGGGTTCAAATGCTTGGAAGATGTGGGGGAACATTATTTGGAGGATCTTGTGAAGAGAAGTTTGCTGTTAGTGAGCAAGAAAGGGCTGGATGGGAAACTTAAAAGTGTTGGAATCCATGATATGTTGAGGGAGATTTGCATAACAAAAGCTGAAGAAGAGGGGTTTCTTAATCATGTGTCATCCAAAACAGAATTAGTAGAGAATCCATGTCGCCGCCTCACATTTCAAATCACCAAGAAAAATCAAGAATTGGAAATCCGAGATTCGAGCGTTCGATCAATTCTAGTTTTCTCCAATCAATATTCTACACTAAGACTACATGTACGGTCTAGGCACATCTGTATCTTGGATGCACCCAGCATATTTGGGACGAACGTTACACAAATAATCTCCACATCCCATAATTTAAGGTACTTACATTTTTCCATATGGGATAGATCTCCAGTCTCAATATCAAAACTTCCTACTCTTGAAACTATAGTTGTTCGTAAAGATGATTTCACATTAGAAATACCGTATGAATATTTAAAGATGCCCAAGTTAAGGCATCTGATCTTTGACAGTAGTTTTGTTTTTTCGTACCCCTCTGACATGGGAATTGTTCATGAAAGTGGTCTACAAACAATTGAGTCAGTGCAAGATTTTGTGTTTTCCGAAGAGATCATCAAAATACTTGCGAATCTGAAGAAACTGAGTGTTGTATATGAGTATCGTAATTGGAATGATATCAATTTCGACAACCTTTCCAATTTACGAAACCTCGAGGACTTACAAATCACTATGTGGTCGTTGCCTGGTCCCTCGATGACATGGAAGCATGATTTTCCAATGGGTCTAAAGATGTTATCTCTGAAAGGAGTCCCATTGCCTTGGGAAAACATGACCATAATTGGGTCGCTCCCGAATCTTCAGGTTCTCAAGATGGTAAGGATAATGAATGTCTCTAAACCTTCCGAGTGGACAACAGTGGAAGGTGAATTTCTTCAACTCAAGTATTTTTATTCTACCTTAGATGGTCTTGTGAAGTGGGAAACGGAAAAAGAGCACTTGCCATGCCTTGAAACCTTGATTCTCGAGGGGGCTCGGCACATTCATGAGATTCCTAGTGGCATAGGAGAAATAGATACTCTTCAATACATCGAGTTGAGGTACTGTGAAACATCAGTAGTGGACTCAGCCGAGCAAATTCAGAGTCTGCAACATGAAAATGGAAACGATGCTTTTCGTGTTCGTGTCGTTGGTTTTCGTGGCAATGAAGACGACGATTTGCTTTGA
- the LOC140862373 gene encoding probable protein S-acyltransferase 7 has translation MNVVAPAEPHPGAAEGAAELIRSYRAWEGSNIFCFGGRFIFGPDGRSVFLTILLIVAPAAVFNVFVARKLMDDFSGDWGISVMVACVVFTVYVLVLLLLTSGRDPGIIPRNSQPPEPESYEASAELGIDQLPRFPRSKDVVVNGVTVKVKYCDTCMLYRPPRCSHCSICDNCVERFDHHCPWVGQCIGLRNYRFFFMFIFSTTLLGLYIHGFCWVYIKKIIDSEKTSFIKAAAKTPASIALIIYTFLGLWFVGGLSVFHLYLISTNQSTYENFRYRYNGRPNPYNRGIVHNFLEVFCSGIHPSKNNFRAKVQKKPVMQSTYAVGSSFVSTNSTNSRRDRRKAAWDEGIDRDNSMGPEISTVDSMENRW, from the exons ATGAACGTTGTGGCGCCGGCGGAGCCCCACCCTGGAGCTGCCGAGGGTGCGGCGGAGTTGATCAGGAGTTACCGTGCTTGGGAAGGCAGTAAT ATATTTTGCTTTGGAGGAAGGTTCATTTTCGGGCCAGATGGGAGATCAGTTTTTCTAACAATATTGTTAATAGTTGCTCCTGCTGCTGTTTTCAATGTCTTCGTTGCCAGAAAACTCATGGACGACTTTTCTGGCGATTGGGGAATCTCGGTTATGGTAGCATGTGTAGTTTTCACAGTATAT GTATTAGTCCTTCTCCTATTGACTTCTGGAAGAGATCCAGGTATCATACCTCGCAATTCTCAGCCTCCAGAACCGGAAAGTTATGAAGCTAGTGCAGAACTCGGGATTGATCAATTGCCACGTTTTCCTCGTTCAAAAGATGTGGTCGTTAATGGAGTAACCGTGAAAGTGAAATACTGTGACACTTGTATGCTATATAGGCCTCCTCGTTGTTCACATTGCTCGATTTGTGACAACTGTGTGGAACGATTTGATCATCACTGTCCCTGGGTTGGACAATGCATCGGATTA AGAAACTATCGGTTCTTTTTCATGTTCATCTTCTCAACGACACTTCTTGGCTTGTATATACATGGGTTTTGCTGGGTTTATATTAAAAAGATAATCGATAGCGAGAAGACCTCATTCATTAAAGCAGCAGCCAAAACTCCAGCCTCCATCGCGCTTATCATCTATACATTTCTAGGGCTTTGGTTCGTTGGTGGCCTATCTGTATTCCATCTCTACCTCATCAGTACAAACCAG TCAACTTATGAGAATTTTAGATATCGTTACAATGGACGCCCAAATCCTTACAACAGAGGGATCGTTCACAACTTCTTGGAGGTGTTCTGCAGCGGTATTCATCCATCAAAGAACAACTTCCGAGCAAAAGTGCAGAAAAAGCCCGTGATGCAATCAACTTATGCAGTCGGCTCGAGTTTTGTCAGCACAAACTCGACAAATTCAAGAAGAGACCGAAGGAAGGCGGCTTGGGACGAGGGTATAGACCGAGATAATTCCATGGGGCCTGAAATCTCTACCGTCGACAGCATGGAAAATCGATGGTAG